In a genomic window of Onychostoma macrolepis isolate SWU-2019 chromosome 08, ASM1243209v1, whole genome shotgun sequence:
- the prkg1l gene encoding cGMP-dependent protein kinase 1 isoform X2, whose protein sequence is MGTLRDLQFALQLKIEELRQRDALIDELELELDAKDDLIRRLQGELDRLRLSAPGASAAGQQRASSLRVRRKALLTEPVTLEPKLVLQNPPISHSKSQESQQLIESALAENECMKYRDRDQMRCLADSAYPLTLKQGVSVVQEGDNGTQAYIVEEGKLEASRACQRLHIIEPGMMFEELALIHNHTCSTTVTALVNSRLWVMEGQVFQRIMQRNGLIAITQSLHFLRSVALLCVFPEDVLVKVSDSLEESHYSDGDYIIRNGNPGDKLYILSQGQVKVLEKHSANEESVMVSVLTRGDCFGERGDDVRSMSALAAGDVTCLVIDREVFKKVTGGLDDARKNPSNKARLKADEDGSAFGETSLRSFQVLCNLGEGQYGPTQLVHLKSNSNCKFALKTIRKQAIQSPGQRERILAEKHILMDLQSPFIVRLHCTYKDARCLYMLMEACEGGDLWNLLRERGSLEEDTVRFYAACVLEALSVLHAKDIVHRDLKPENVLLDQRGYAKLTGFGCAKKLGSLHRAWSFCGSVGYQPPEVILHQGHGLSADLWALGMLLYELLNGSANPCRPKVSACVVASGTRSCHRRQGLIYLTRKWHVSQHPRTS, encoded by the exons ATGGGGACTCTCAGAGATCTCCAGTTCGCACTTCAGCTGAAGATTGAGGAGTTACGGCAGAGAGATGCTCTTATCGACGAactggagctggagctggacGCTAAAGATGATCTGATCCGCCGCCTGCAGGGGGAGCTCGACCGACTGCGGCTCTCCGCTCCTGGTGCCTCGGCAGCTG gTCAACAACGTGCTTCTTCCCTGAGAGTGAGGAGAAAAGCGCTGCTAACAGAACCAGTTACCTTGGAGCCGAAACTAGTCTTACAAAACCCACCAATCAGCCACAGCAAGAGTCAAGA gtCACAGCAGCTGATAGAATCGGCTCTGGCAGAAAATGAGTGTATGAAATATCGAGACAGGGATCAGATGCGGTGTTTGGCGGATTCTGCCTATCCCCTGACACTCAAACAGGGTGTGAGTGTTGTCCAGGAAGGGGATAATGGGACCCAGGCATATATAGTTGAAG AGGGAAAACTGGAGGCATCCAGGGCTTGCCAGAGGCTGCACATCATTGAGCCGGGGATGATGTTTGAAGAACTGGCCCTCATTCATAACCACACCTGCTCCACTACTGTCACAG ctctggtgaacAGCAGGCTATGGGTGATGGAGGGTCAGGTGTTTCAGAGGATCATGCAGAGGAACGGCCTCATCGCTATTACACAGTCTCTGCACTTCCTGCGCAG TGTGGCACTGCTCTGTGTGTTTCCAGAGGATGTTCTCGTGAAAGTGTCTGATTCACTGGAGGAG TCTCACTACAGTGATGGTGATTATATAATTCGAAATGGAAATCCAGGAGACAAACTGTACATTCTGAGTCAAGGCCAG GTGAAAGTATTAGAGAAGCACTCGGCCAATGAGGAGAGTGTGATGGTGTCCGTCCTCACCAGAGGAGATTGTTTTGGAGAGAGAGG AGACGACGTGAGGTCGATGAGCGCTCTTGCCGCAGGCGATGTGACATGTCTGGTCATAGACAGAGA ggttttcaaaaaagtaactgGAGGCTTGGACGATGCCAGAAAAAATCCTAGCAACAAGGCCAGATTGAA GGCAGATGAAGATGGGTCTGCGTTTGGTGAAACGTCTCTCCGCAGTTTTCAGGTGCTGTGTAATCTTGGAGAAGGACAGTATGGTCCCACTCAGCTC GTCCATTTGAAGAGCAACTCCAACTGTAAGTTTGCATTGAAGACCATTAGAAAACAGGCGATACAGAGCCCAGGCCAAAGAGAGAGGATACTCGCAGAGAAACACATCTTGATGGATCTCCAAAGTCCATTTATAGTAAG GTTGCACTGTACGTATAAAGATGCCCGGTGCCTGTATATGCTGATGGAGGCTTGTGAAGGTGGAGATCTGTGGAATCTGCTGAGAGAGAG GGGGTCACTGGAAGAAGACACTGTTCGCTTCTACGCAGCGTGTGTGCTGGAAGCTCTTAGTGTACTACACGCCAAAGACATTgttcacagagacctgaaacctgaaaatgtgctccTGGACCAGCGAGGATATGCTAAACTG ACAGGGTTTGGTTGTGCTAAGAAGCTGGGCTCTTTGCACAGAGCCTGGTCGTTCTGTGGATCTGTGGGTTATCAGCCTCCAGAGGTCATTCTGCATCAAGGTCACGGTCTGTCCGCAGATCTCTGGGCTCTAGGAATGTTGCTGTATGAATTGCTCAATGGCAG